GCAGCGAGATGGGGGTCTTGCAGAGCGTAGATCAACGCACCGGCGAGAGTGGCGAACGTGCCATACCCTCCCTGAATCAACATCGGCTTGGAAGCAAGCGGCGGGAATTGATGTTCCGGGGCCGGGTCAGCCCCAATCCGTGTGTCGCTGGTTCCTCGCAGCAAAGGCGTGGGAAGATTGAGCGTGCTCGATCCAGCAGGACCGTAGTCTTTCCACGATATCGCGCCCAAGGATTGCTCAGCCGCGCGCAACGCTTCGGTTGCCGCCGCCGGGCTCGTAACATGGCTCAGCTTGGCAAAGAAGTCTCTCTGGGTAAGCGGGGGCGTCTCGGCGGATTCCCAGACGATGAGGTGCCGGAGGATAGCTTTTTTCCAGGGCTCATATTCGCCGTTCTCGCCCGCGTGGACGATGCTGCCGTCATTCGGAAGCATGTCGTTCGCTTCCGCAGCCTTGAGTTCGTCCGCAATGGCGACCGCCAGAAAGGCCAGCGCGAGCGTGCCGAAGCCGGAGGGGCGTTGTAACAACGCGAGGGTCGCGAGCACAGTTCTGTTGGTGATCTCGAGCTTCTGAAAAATATTGTACAGGTGGACTTTGACTGTCCCTGGGGAAACGTTTAGCTGGCGCGCGATCTCCTTGTTCGACATTCCTTCTGACACCAGTCGCACGATTTGACGTTCCCGGTGCGTCAATAGCTCCAGCATCTTTTCGATTTTGGCGCCGCCGTCTGCTTCCTTGCCGACCAGCGAGAGGTCGAACTGCTCCGACGACGCGCTGCGCTTTGTCAACAGCCTTAGCAGTCGCAGCATGGTGTCGGGGGAAGCATACTTCGAGATTTCGCTGCAGGTGCCAGCAGCAACCGCTGCGGTTAGATCGTGGTCGGATTCGGACTCGGTAAAGAACACCAGGCGCGTGGAAAGATTCTCGGCTTTCGCAGTTGCGAGAATCCCGGATATCGTCAGATCTGGCAGGCTGTCGGCAATAAGCGCGATGTCGGGTGTCAAATTCCGAATTGCTTCGAGGCAGCTTGTCCCATCGCTGCATGATGCGACAACGTCGAAATCGTGCTGTGCCCCGAGTACTGATTTCAGCCCCTGTAGAACGATCGGTTGCCGATCTACGATCACAAGCCGAATGCGGTTGAATATCCCCTGCTTAGCAGACACGTCTAACATGGACTCTGCCTCGGCCCGGCCATCTATGTGCTTTGGCATATGGCCGAGGCCGGGTGAGGTATTTAAAGACAATTAATTGAGCGGAGAAAGAGGCTTGGCGGGGAACGCGACCTGGGAACCGCACTTTTGACGGCATGTAGATGAGAAATTTGTCGTTTGACCCGATGGCCGTTGCGATTGACTGGCTTGATGCCTACCGCGCGGGTGATATCGAAGCGATCCTCGAATTGTATGCCGAAGATGCCGTGGTTCACTGCGGCTGCGGCGCCGGCGTCAAGACCATTACCAGTCGCGAGGCACTCCGTGCCTATTGGGTCGATCGCCTCCGAGACTATCCGGCCGGCAAGTTGAACGATCTCAATTGCTCGCAGGACGGGACTCTTATCTCATACAACACGCGTACTGGTGTCGTGAGTGTGCTTCTTGCGTTTGACGCCGCCGGGAGGATCAAGGAACTCAACTGCAGTCCCTCACACTAGACCCGGGGCGTGATCCAAGCCCGCAGCGGATCACGTGCTTGACTTGCGGTGCAAGGGTTCCAGTCCGCAGTGCGTCATCAGCCGCCGAAGCCCCTCGAGCTGGGCGACTTCCGCTCCGCCACCGGAGACCGTCATTGATGGGTCCACGCGCCTCAAGCCGGCACGATGACCTTTCCGATCGGCCAGAGCGCAATGCCCGCGAGCTTCAGATGGGCCCAGGCGAAGGGAATGCCGATGATGGTGACTGCGAGGACCAGGGCGGTGAGGAGGTGGCCGAGCGCCAGCCACCAGCCGGCGAGCACGAACCAGATGATGTTGCCGATCAC
This genomic stretch from Bradyrhizobium sp. CCGB12 harbors:
- a CDS encoding nuclear transport factor 2 family protein translates to MAVAIDWLDAYRAGDIEAILELYAEDAVVHCGCGAGVKTITSREALRAYWVDRLRDYPAGKLNDLNCSQDGTLISYNTRTGVVSVLLAFDAAGRIKELNCSPSH